The following coding sequences lie in one Spinacia oleracea cultivar Varoflay chromosome 1, BTI_SOV_V1, whole genome shotgun sequence genomic window:
- the LOC110794195 gene encoding DNA damage-inducible protein 1-like, whose translation MPVEETPKEIEEEACHEDDEPRRMSSVYMMYAMGKETPKTSEESTNMMYVDLVVNGRNARAMVDTDASHNFVTEAEARRLGLVLKKGGGSMKSVNSKAKPILGVAEQVEEKLGDREGKMNFTAVNMDDFNLVLGLEFLRSSKAVVMPHLNSLLVAGGQTCLARSTDTPTKTKKKGRFLSAMRVMEPLKKASS comes from the coding sequence ATGCCCGTGGAGGAAACCCCAAAAGAGATAGAAGAAGAAGCATGCCATGAAGACGACGAGCCCCGCAGAATGAGTTCCGTCTACATGATGTATGCAATGGGGAAAGAGACCCCGAAGACAAGTGAGGAATCCACAAACATGATGTATGTGGACCTTGTGGTAAATGGGAGGAATGCTCGAGCCATGGTAGACACCGACGCCTCTCACAACTTTGTGACCGAAGCAGAAGCCCGTAGATTGGGGTTAGTGCTTAAGAAAGGAGGCGGTAGCATGAAATCCGTCAACTCCAAAGCCAAGCCGATTCTCGGTGTGGCAGAACAGGTGGAAGAAAAGTTGGGAGATCGGGAAGGAAAAATGAACTTCACTGCCGTCAACATGGACGACTTCAACCTTGTACTTGGATTGGAGTTCCTCCGCTCTAGCAAAGCAGTTGTAATGCCtcacttgaattctttgcttgtAGCAGGTGGACAAACTTGTCTAGCTCGAAGTACAGATACTCCCACAAAGACAAAAAAGAAGGGCCGATTCCTTTCGGCAATGCGAGTGATGGAGCCACTCAAAAAGGCGTCATCCTAG